From one Solea solea chromosome 15, fSolSol10.1, whole genome shotgun sequence genomic stretch:
- the hmgcll1 gene encoding 3-hydroxy-3-methylglutaryl-CoA lyase, cytoplasmic, giving the protein MGTVPTSLKHCLSHEQLIQDYPWLTRWLQEEKTITGHEYPEFVKIVEVGPRDGLQNEKEIVPTEMKIQLIDMLSQTGLPVIEATSFVSSKWVPQMADHSDVLRGIQRAPHVQYPVLTPNMQGFQDAVAAGATEVAVFGSASETFSKKNINCSINESMLRFEEVVNMAKKRHIPVRGYVSCALGCPHEGHIEPSKVAEVAKRLYEMGCCEISLGDTIGVGTPGSMFQMLQTVMKEVPTKALAVHCHDTYGQALPNILTALQMGVCVVDSAVAGLGGCPYAQGSSGNVSTEDVLYMLHGMGIETGVNLAKVIEAGEFICSTLCRKTNSKVAQARGRTL; this is encoded by the exons ACAATCACAGGTCATGAGTATCCAGAGTTTGTTAAAATTGTTGAGGTTGGGCCCAGGGACGGGCTGCAGAATGAGAAG GAAATTGTCCCAACAGAGATGAAAATCCAGCTGATAGACATGCTGTCACAAACGGGCCTGCCTGTTATCGAGGCCACCAGCTTTGTCTCTTCAAAGTGGGTGCCGCAG ATGGCAGACCACAGTGATGTTCTTAGGGGAATTCAGAGAGCACCGCATGTTCAGTACCCTGTTCTGACACCTAACATGCAAGGTTTCCAGGATGCT GTTGCAGCTGGCGCTACTGAGGTGGCGGTGTTTGGGTCAGCATCTGAaaccttcagtaaaaaaaacatcaactgcTCTATTAATGAAAGCATGCTCAGGTTTGAGGAAGTCGTCAACATGGCCAAAAAGCGACACATACCAGTTCGTGG GTATGTTTCTTGTGCTCTGGGATGTCCACATGAAGGACACATTGAACCCTCCAAAGTTGCTGAG GTGGCAAAGAGGTTATATGAAATGGGGTGTTGCGAGATTTCCCTGGGGGATACCATTGGTGTCGGTACTCCAGGCTCCATGTTTCAGATGCTGCAGACTGTGATGAAGGAGGTGCCCACCAAAGCTCTCGCAGTTCACTGCCATGACACCTACGGACAAGCACTGCCCAACATCTTAACTGCTCTTCAG ATGGGGGTCTGTGTGGTGGACTCCGCAGTGGCCGGCCTGGGAGGCTGCCCGTATGCTCAGGGTTCGTCTGGCAACGTATCAACAGAGGATGTTCTCTACATGCTCCACGGCATGGGTATTGAAACA GGGGTGAACCTTGCCAAAGTAATAGAGGCCGGTGAGTTTATCTGCAGCACTTTATGCCGCAAGACAAACTCCAAGGTTGCTCAGGCCAGAGGTAGAACACTGTGA
- the gfral gene encoding GDNF family receptor alpha-like: MHLTHVEAVVILGIVIPQMSSLVASSAPSDCLAAVDTCVSDLCKNGQAFYNAMCNNEGCQIKGSEVCNMTIQNVLDQFPTLRGCLCAWEEEEEELCDSIQALATQCHRQPANQLKRSTVMDWKSSTLMGYEHDGAGSCSDQMRVCISDAICNKHMASVLQACTADLCNQDHCRQVTRHFYGSMPQNVAEMLLMCECEVSDQSCLQMKTALHSGTCGDRTLSCHDTVKQCHNDRNCRALLKAFQAKCWSFVNGECSDSDLSSDGCPTIMDPALISGADSECKKAFIATLGTVLHHPCSCKGVHKDDLHTCNMVHNVLHNRTIFMTSWRSSRGSSIPQGSGDSEQSHTWAYDHLLYAFTTVLLIGVVVLMPLVIVGTAWMLRKRERTKFRRPHKSVMIF, translated from the exons ATGCACCTGACACATGTGGAGGCTGTCGTGATCCTTG GGATTGTTATTCCTCAGATGTCCAGCCTTGTCGCTTCATCTGCTCCCTCTGACTGTTTGGCTGCTGTGGATACCTGCGTGTCTGATTTATGCAAGAATGGACAGGCATTTTACAACGCGATGTGCAACA ATGAAGGGTGCCAAATAAAAGGCTCAGAGGTTTGTAACATGACCATCCAGAATGTACTGGACCAATTTCCCACTCTGCGAGGGTGTTTGTGTgcctgggaggaggaggaggaggagctgtgtGACTCCATACAAGCACTGGCCACACAATGCCACAGACAGCCAG CAAATCAGCTGAAGAGGAGCACAGTAATGGACTGGAAGTCAAGCACTTTAATGGGCTACG AACATGATGGCGCTGGATCCTGCTCTGACCAGATGAGAGTCTGCATCAGTGACGCCATTTGCAACAAGCACATGGCCTCAGTTCTGCAGGCGTGCACGGCAGACCTCTGCAACCAAGACCACTGTCGGCAAGTGACCCGACACTTCTACGGCAGCATGCCGCAGAACGTTGCGGAGATGCTgctcatgtgtgagtgtgaggtttCGGATCAGAGCTGTTTACAGATGAAAACTGCCCTGCACAGCGGCACGTGTGGAGACAGGACCCTGAGCTGCCACGATACAGTTAAGCAGTGTCATAATGACAGAAACTGCAG AGCCTTGTTAAAAGCTTTTCAAGCCAAATGCTGGAGCTTTGTCAACGGCGAATGCAGCGACAGTGACCTCAGCAGTGACGGATGTCCCACCATCATGGATCCAGCGCTCATCTCCGGTGCAGACTCTGAATGTAAAAAGGCTTTCATAGCCACCCTGGGCACAGTACTTCACCATCCCTGTTCATGCAAAGGCGTGCACAAGGATGATCTCCATACCTGCAACATGGTTCACAACGTACTTCATAACAGAACAATCTTCA TGACATCttggagaagcagcagaggtTCTTCCATACCTCAAGGAAGCGGTGATTCTGAGCAGAGTCACACCTGGGCGTATG ATCATCTGCTGTATGCTTTTACAACTGTGCTTCTTATTGGCGTAGTTGTGTTAATGCCTCTGGTTATTGTGGGTACAGCATG GATGttgagaaagagggagagaacaaAATTTCGCCGTCCACATAAAAGTGTTATGATTTTCTGA
- the hcrtr2 gene encoding orexin receptor type 2, with the protein MSGITGNLDSEDYLSSAHLANSTDIHLESAVDEDDELLRYIWREYLHPKQYEWVLIVAYIIVFFVSLIGNSLVCFAVWKNRHMRTVTNYFIVNLSFADVLVTIICLPASLVVDITETWFFGNTLCKVVPYLQTISVSVSVLTLSCIAQDRWYAICHPLMFKSTAKRARRSIVIIWIVSCIIMIPQAIVMECSSLLPELTNKTSLFTVCDEHWGAEIYPKVYHTCFFIVTYFAPLCLMVLAYIQICHKLWCHQIPGSTSVMQRKWRSIQCSAPVSGPGEPVRVRTSTVCAEIKQVRARRKTARMLMVVLFVFALCYLPISVLNVMKRVVGTFKNTDRETVYAWFIFSHWLIYANSAANPIIYNFLSGKFRGEFKAAFSCCCHSRGQNETKRIRTRTSTDSRKSLSTQVNNMDSVSGISDQIV; encoded by the exons ATGTCTGGCATCACTGGGAATTTGGATTCCGAGGATTATTTATCTTCCGCACATCTGGCCAACAGCACGGACATTCATCTGGAATCCGCCGTGGATGAGGACGATGAACTTCTGAGATACATCTGGAGAGAGTACTTGCACCCCAAGCAGTACGAATGGGTTCTCATTGTGGCTTACATTATTGTGTTCTTCGTTTCACTCATTGGAAACTCGCTTG tttgtttcGCAGTGTGGAAAAACCGTCACATGCGCACCGTGACCAACTATTTCATAGTGAATCTGTCTTTTGCCGACGTCTTGGTCACCATCATCTGCCTGCCTGCGAGTCTTGTGGtggacatcacagagacatggTTCTTTGGAAACACTCTTTGCAAAGTTGTGCCTTATCTGCAG acAATCTCAGTTTCGGTGTCAGTCCTGACACTGAGTTGCATAGCCCAAGATCGTTGGTATGCTATCTGCCACCCACTGATGTTCAAGAGCACGGCCAAGAGGGCTCGCAGGAGTATTGTTATCATCTGGATTGTCTCATGCATCATCATGATTCCGCAGGCTATTGTGATGGAGTGCAGCAGTTTGTTGCCTGAACTTACAAACAAGACCAGCCTGTTCACAGTGTGTGATGAACACTGGGGAG CTGAGATCTATCCAAAGGTGTATCACACCTGTTTCTTCATCGTCACCTACTTTGCACCACTATGTCTCATGGTCCTGGCTTACATCCAGATATGTCACAAGCTGTGGTGTCACCAG ATTCCTGGAAGCACATCAGTGATGCAGAGGAAGTGGAGATCCATCCAGTGCTCAGCTCCAGTCTCAGGCCCAGGGGAGCCGGTCAGGGTGAGGACCAGCACAGTTTGTGCCGAGATCAAACAGGTTCGAGCGAGGCGCAAAACAGCTCGGATGCTGATGGTGGTGCTGTTTGTTTTCGCCCTGTGCTACCTGCCCATCAGTGTGTTGAACGTCATGAAAAG AGTCGTTGGGACTTTCAAGAACACCGACAGAGAAACAGTGTACGCATGGTTCATTTTCTCACATTGGCTCATATATGCCAACAGTGCGGCAAATCCCATCATCTACAATTTTCTCAGCG GGAAATTTCGTGGGGAGTTCAAAGCAGCGTtttcctgctgctgtcacagccgaggccaaaatgaaacaaagaggATAAGGACGAGAACGAGCACAGATAGCCGAAAGTCTCTGTCCACACAAGTGAACAACATGGACAGTGTGTCAGGCATTTCAGATCAAATAGTATAG